A window from Bacteroidales bacterium encodes these proteins:
- a CDS encoding acetate kinase — translation MKVLVLNCGSSSIKFQLFDMNKKTIMAKGVAEKVGLKGSFVKLEKENGDKVRFDGEILDHQGGIEYILGIITSKKHGCIKSLDEIDAVGHRVVNGGEKFNKSVLIDDEVQAAVEKYIDLAPLHNPANLKGVYAIKLLMPGKPQVGVFDTAFHQTLPKKAFMYAIPYSLYKKYGIRKYGYHGTSHYYISKRACEILNVDIKKQRIITIHLGNGASMAAVKYGESVDTSMGFTPVEGLIMGTRSGDLDIGVMTYIMDKEEIGISQIGTLVNKQSGMLGITGISSDMREIEDAAFKDKNERAILGLDMYHYRVKKYIGAFAAAMGGVDIVVLAGGIGENGPETREAVCEDMEFLGMELDLSKNNGLRSKEAVISKDSSKVTIMVVPTNEELVIAEDTVRIIGEQKKK, via the coding sequence ATGAAGGTATTGGTTTTAAACTGTGGCAGCTCCTCAATAAAGTTCCAGCTTTTCGACATGAATAAGAAAACAATCATGGCGAAGGGGGTTGCTGAAAAAGTAGGTTTAAAGGGTTCGTTCGTTAAGCTTGAAAAAGAAAATGGCGACAAAGTGAGATTCGACGGCGAAATCCTCGATCACCAGGGTGGTATTGAATATATCCTGGGAATCATTACAAGCAAAAAGCATGGTTGCATTAAAAGCCTGGATGAAATTGATGCCGTTGGACACAGGGTGGTAAACGGAGGTGAAAAATTCAACAAGAGCGTTCTCATCGATGATGAAGTTCAGGCAGCTGTTGAAAAGTACATTGACCTTGCTCCGTTACATAATCCGGCCAACTTAAAAGGAGTGTATGCCATTAAACTCCTGATGCCCGGGAAACCGCAGGTAGGTGTTTTCGATACCGCTTTTCACCAGACGCTTCCTAAAAAAGCGTTCATGTATGCCATCCCTTATTCGCTTTATAAAAAATACGGCATCAGGAAATACGGGTATCATGGCACGAGTCATTATTATATAAGCAAACGTGCCTGTGAGATTCTGAATGTAGATATCAAAAAGCAGCGTATCATAACCATTCACCTTGGAAACGGGGCTTCGATGGCTGCAGTGAAATACGGAGAATCGGTTGATACATCGATGGGTTTCACTCCTGTAGAAGGACTGATTATGGGTACCCGCTCCGGGGACCTGGATATAGGTGTAATGACTTATATAATGGATAAAGAGGAAATAGGTATATCCCAGATTGGTACCCTTGTTAATAAACAAAGCGGTATGCTGGGAATTACAGGTATTTCATCGGATATGCGCGAAATTGAGGATGCTGCTTTCAAGGATAAGAACGAAAGAGCTATTCTGGGGCTCGACATGTATCATTACAGGGTAAAGAAATATATCGGTGCATTTGCTGCAGCAATGGGCGGTGTGGATATTGTTGTTTTAGCCGGAGGTATTGGTGAAAACGGTCCCGAGACCCGTGAAGCGGTTTGCGAGGATATGGAATTCCTGGGCATGGAGCTTGACCTTTCAAAGAATAATGGCCTCAGGTCAAAAGAAGCCGTTATCAGTAAGGATTCATCAAAGGTTACGATTATGGTTGTTCCTACAAATGAAGAGCTTGTTATTGCTGAAGACACAGTAAGGATCATCGGCGAACAGAAGAAGAAATAA
- a CDS encoding bifunctional enoyl-CoA hydratase/phosphate acetyltransferase: MILKNLEQLLEQAEKKGRKRLVVAAAQDEDVLLAVKAAVEKKLVEPVLVGNRDEIISILKAIGLDSSSFQILHEPDKNLACQLAVQLIRQGNGDILMKGIVTTGMLVKAILDKEKGLLKGMLLSHVAFFQSKYYPKVICVTDAALNIAPNVNEKAAIIRNAVSVCHKIGIEKPLVAVLAAVETVNPKMEATVHAEILTGMQKQSQIEGCIVEGPLALDNAVSEEAAHHKGLTSDVAGHADVLLVPDLNSGNILYKSLNFLGGAVCAAVVAGAAVPVVLTSRADEDRSKFLSIALAVALS; this comes from the coding sequence ATGATTTTGAAAAATCTTGAGCAGTTGCTGGAGCAGGCTGAAAAAAAAGGCCGAAAAAGACTTGTTGTTGCTGCCGCTCAGGATGAGGATGTATTGCTGGCTGTGAAAGCAGCCGTTGAAAAAAAACTGGTAGAGCCCGTTTTAGTTGGCAACAGGGATGAAATTATTTCCATTTTGAAGGCAATCGGTCTGGATTCCTCTTCATTTCAGATCCTGCATGAACCCGACAAAAACCTGGCCTGCCAGTTGGCTGTTCAGTTAATAAGGCAGGGCAATGGAGATATCCTCATGAAAGGTATAGTGACGACCGGAATGCTGGTTAAAGCCATTCTTGATAAAGAAAAAGGATTACTGAAGGGAATGCTCCTGAGCCATGTAGCCTTCTTTCAATCGAAGTATTACCCGAAAGTGATTTGTGTTACTGACGCTGCATTGAACATTGCACCAAATGTAAATGAGAAAGCAGCGATAATCAGGAATGCCGTTTCCGTCTGCCATAAGATCGGTATCGAAAAACCACTCGTGGCTGTTCTGGCGGCTGTGGAAACTGTGAATCCAAAAATGGAGGCAACCGTTCATGCGGAGATCCTTACGGGTATGCAAAAACAAAGCCAGATCGAAGGATGTATAGTTGAGGGTCCGCTTGCACTTGACAATGCCGTATCCGAAGAAGCGGCACATCATAAAGGATTGACATCAGATGTGGCCGGACATGCCGACGTACTGCTGGTTCCGGATCTTAATTCGGGAAACATACTGTATAAATCACTTAATTTTCTCGGAGGTGCAGTTTGTGCAGCCGTTGTGGCAGGAGCTGCCGTTCCGGTTGTTCTTACCTCTAGGGCTGACGAAGACAGGAGTAAATTTTTGTCCATTGCCCTGGCAGTTGCTTTATCTTAA
- a CDS encoding 3-hydroxyacyl-CoA dehydrogenase family protein, with product MAELIVESIENFGLRQKAPSRTLFSKVGIVGCGSVGQSIALMISQKELEVVFIELSEEKVSLAFRMMEEELDNMIGRWGMTPSEKRAILSRISGYVGYENLKGCDLVIEVIRSKIREQRVTCRKEVFKNIEKYVSPDTIIATNSTTIAITELSSDLEHKERCVSLHFITSAPGAKMAEVVRSLYTSDEVFDKVSKFITMIGKTMVQVQESPGLISIRLFVTMVNEACEIMMEGVGNLSDIDDTMRNGLGLSMGPFELADKIGLDKVERWMDNLYGEFGDIKYKASPILKRHVRAHQYGRATGKGFYSYDASGKKIG from the coding sequence ATGGCAGAACTTATTGTTGAATCAATTGAGAATTTCGGGCTCAGGCAAAAGGCACCGTCACGCACACTTTTCTCAAAGGTTGGAATTGTAGGATGCGGATCAGTGGGACAGAGCATTGCATTGATGATCAGTCAGAAAGAGCTTGAAGTAGTTTTTATTGAGCTTTCGGAAGAAAAGGTCAGCCTCGCCTTCAGGATGATGGAAGAGGAGCTTGATAACATGATTGGCCGGTGGGGAATGACACCCAGCGAAAAAAGAGCCATCTTATCAAGAATTAGCGGATATGTGGGTTATGAAAATCTGAAGGGCTGTGACCTTGTTATCGAGGTCATCCGGTCGAAAATCCGTGAACAACGGGTTACATGCCGGAAAGAGGTTTTCAAGAACATTGAAAAGTACGTATCACCCGATACAATAATTGCAACGAATTCAACCACGATAGCCATTACAGAGCTTTCATCCGATCTCGAACATAAGGAAAGATGTGTAAGCCTTCATTTCATCACAAGCGCACCCGGGGCAAAAATGGCCGAGGTAGTCAGAAGCCTGTATACATCTGATGAAGTGTTTGATAAGGTGAGCAAGTTCATCACAATGATCGGCAAAACCATGGTGCAGGTTCAGGAATCCCCCGGGCTTATAAGCATAAGGCTTTTTGTTACCATGGTAAATGAAGCCTGTGAGATTATGATGGAAGGCGTTGGTAATCTTTCCGATATTGATGATACAATGAGAAACGGACTGGGTCTGTCAATGGGACCTTTTGAACTTGCCGATAAGATTGGTCTTGATAAGGTTGAGCGCTGGATGGATAATTTATACGGCGAATTCGGCGATATCAAATATAAGGCCTCACCTATTCTTAAGCGTCATGTACGGGCTCATCAATACGGACGGGCTACCGGTAAGGGTTTTTACAGCTATGATGCATCCGGTAAAAAAATTGGTTAA
- the buk gene encoding butyrate kinase, giving the protein MNHKILAINPGSTSTKIAVYHNAKPIFLKSIIHDPQQLKQYKRISDQYEFRKSIVLDELRASQLNIDMIEVIVGRGGLVRPIESGVYYVNERLRQDLLEGVMGEHASNLGGLIAYDIAKDLPKCRAFIADPVVVDELQDVARIAGHPMFQRYSIFHALNQKATARAYSRLMNRKYEELNIVIAHLGGGISVGAHRKGKVIDVNQALDGEGPFSPERSGTLPSGALAKLCFSGKYNLEQIKKMITGEGGYVAYMGTNSAYEVELLAQDGDDKARLIQDAMSYQIGKEIASMCAVLHGDVDAIILTGGISHNPMVVEYIKKMVSFIAPVVIYPGEDEMHALAMNGLMVLKGEIKPREYDESTMVNVQLPCWEPRDQEKDEMMKSMDE; this is encoded by the coding sequence ATGAATCATAAAATACTGGCCATCAACCCCGGATCAACATCCACAAAGATTGCTGTATACCACAATGCGAAGCCAATCTTCCTGAAAAGTATCATACACGATCCACAGCAACTAAAACAGTACAAAAGGATCAGTGACCAGTATGAATTCAGAAAATCAATTGTTCTTGATGAACTCAGGGCATCTCAACTGAATATTGACATGATTGAGGTCATTGTCGGTCGAGGCGGACTGGTAAGGCCGATTGAATCGGGCGTGTATTATGTAAATGAGAGGCTTCGGCAGGATTTGCTCGAAGGTGTCATGGGCGAACATGCCAGCAACCTTGGAGGTCTTATTGCTTATGATATAGCAAAGGACCTTCCGAAATGCAGGGCATTTATAGCTGACCCTGTCGTTGTTGACGAATTGCAGGATGTGGCAAGGATTGCCGGTCACCCGATGTTTCAGCGGTATTCCATTTTTCATGCGTTGAATCAGAAGGCAACTGCCCGGGCGTATTCACGGCTTATGAACCGTAAATACGAAGAGCTCAATATTGTAATTGCCCATTTAGGCGGGGGTATTTCAGTAGGCGCACACAGGAAAGGAAAAGTGATCGATGTAAACCAGGCGCTTGACGGGGAAGGTCCTTTTTCACCTGAACGCTCGGGAACTTTGCCATCCGGAGCACTTGCCAAACTATGCTTCAGCGGGAAATATAACCTGGAACAGATTAAAAAAATGATAACCGGTGAAGGCGGTTATGTGGCTTATATGGGTACCAACAGTGCTTATGAAGTTGAATTGCTCGCACAGGATGGTGATGATAAAGCAAGGCTCATACAGGATGCCATGTCTTACCAGATCGGAAAAGAAATTGCCTCGATGTGTGCCGTATTACACGGAGATGTAGACGCCATCATTCTTACAGGCGGTATTTCTCACAATCCGATGGTCGTGGAGTACATCAAAAAAATGGTTTCTTTCATAGCTCCGGTAGTGATTTACCCAGGAGAAGATGAAATGCATGCCCTTGCCATGAACGGGCTTATGGTGCTCAAAGGGGAAATAAAGCCAAGGGAATATGATGAATCAACCATGGTGAACGTTCAGCTTCCCTGCTGGGAACCCAGGGACCAGGAGAAGGATGAAATGATGAAGAGCATGGATGAATAA